GCCGCGGGTCGTCGGGGGTCTCGCCCGCGGCCTCCTCCCGGGCCTGCCGGTCGGCTTCGGCCAGGGCCTGGTCGAGTTTCTCCTCGTCGGTGCCGGGCGGGTCGAGCGGATCGGTCCGGCGGCGGTGCGGCAGGGCCAGGCGGGCCGCGTCGCGGACATCCTCGGCGGTGACCCGGTCGCGGCCGTGCCAGGCGGCCAGGGCGACGGCGCAGCGGGCCACCACGATGTCCGCGCGCATGCCGTCGACCCCGTAGGCCAGGCAGACCCGGGCGATACGGTCCAGTTCGGCGTCGGGCAGCACGACGGCCGGCAGGATGGCGCGGGCGGCGGCGATCCGGGCGGCGTACTCCCGCTCGTCGGCGGCGAAGCGGGCGGCGAACCCGGCCGGGTCCAGCTCGTACGCCAGGCGGCGGCGGACCACCTCGGCGCGCTGGGTGGCGTCGCGTGGGGCGGCGACCGTGACCACCAGGCCGAACCGGTCGACCAGCTGGGGGCGGGGTTCGCCCTCCTCCGGGTTCATCGTGCCGACCAGCAGGAAGCGCGCGGCGTGCTTGACCGAGACGCCGTCGCGCTCGACGTGGGCGCGGCCCATCGCGGCGGCGTCCAGGAGCAGGTCGACCAGGTGGTCCGGCAGGAGGTTGACCTCGTCGACGTAGAGCACACCGCGGTGGGCGGCGGCGAGCAGCCCCGGTTCGTACGCCTTGACGCCGTCGGCCAGGGCGCGCTGGATGTCGAGGGTACCGACGACCCGGTCCTCGGTGGCGCCGACCGGTAGCTCGACGAGGCTGGCCGGGCGGTGCGCGGCGGGGGTGTCGGCGGTGTGCGGGCCGTCCGGGCAGTCCGGGTCGGGCGCGGCCGGGTCGCAGGCGAAGCGGCAGCCACGGACCACCGTGACCGGTGGGAGCAGGGCGGCGAGGGCCCGGACGACGGTGCTCTTGGCGGTGCCCTTCTCGCCGCGGACCAGGACGCCGCCGACGGCCGGGGAGACCGAGGTCAGCAGCAGGGCGAGGCGTAGGTCGTCGAGGCCGACCACGGCGGAGAACGGGTACGGAGTCGTCACAGGGTGTTCCCTCCCGGCGGGTGTCCACGCCCGCGCGTCGGCTGTCACGAGCGGCCGGAGTCTCCTGACTCCCGGATCGCCGTTTCCCGCTCACCTTCCGGCCCGGCGGGCCGTGGCGTGCTGATCGCGTCAGCGGGTCGCTCCCCGGTCACAGTGGCGGGACCGTCCCGGATTCGCACCGGGTTCCTCCGCAACCGCTCGAGGTCCCATCTTTCCGACCGCGGGCCGGGCCCGTCAAACGACGACCAGCGAGATCACACCGGCCGCCCCGGGCCGTCAGACCGAGACCAGGCAGAGCACGTGCCCGTCGGGGTCGGTGAGCACCGCCTGCCGCTCGCCCCACGGCTGGTCCTCCGGCGCGTCGATCACGGTGGCCCCGGCCTTCTCCGCCGCGGCGGTCACCGCGTCGACGTCGTCCACCCGGAAGCTGATCGCCACCCCGGCCAGCCCCGAGGTCGGCGGCCGCCGGTGCAGCATCAGCTCGGTGGTCGTGCCGGGAACGGTGAGCGTCACGAGGTCCCCGAACGCCGACTTCTCGGCGAGACCGAACACCTCCTGATAGAGAGCCCGGCTCCGGGCCAGGTCCGCTACCGACACGATAAGGCGCTGAAGTCCGATTACGGTCATGATCGCGACCCTAGACTACTGATTCCGCCCGGCGAAGACGGCGGCGTAGTGGTCGCGCAGTCTCTCCCAGCCGTGGTTCATCGCGTCCCGGCCACGGATCGCGGTGACCTCCTCGCCCGCCAGCAACCTGCCCAGCACGTCCGCGCAGAGGTGCCAGCCGGCCGCGACCATCGCGTCCATGTCCCGATCGGCCAGCGTGTGCCGCAACGTCAGCCGGGTACCGCCCTCGGCCGGCTCCAGCTCCCAGCGCAGCAGGTCCTCGCCCCAGGTGTACTCCAGCAGGTGCGGCGGCTCGACCCGGCGCACCTGCGCGGGCAGCGCGGTGCGCTCGTCGCCGTCGGCCATGGTCAGGGTGGCGGGGCCGGTCTCGGTCAGCGGGCGCGAGGCGGTGAAGGGCGCCCAGCGGTCGAGCCGGTCCGGGTCGACCAGCGCGGGCCACACCTGCTCGGGCGGCTGGCGCAGCTCGCGGATGAAGATCAGGGTCCAGCGGTCGCCGTCGGCGACCACGCTGGCCTCGGTGAGCGGTCCGGTCACGGTTCCCCCTCCGATGTTGTCGACGCGAGATGTCTGTCCAGGGCGTCCAGGTGGCTTTCCCACAATTTCCGGTACGGCCGCAGCCACCCGTCCAGCGCCCGGAACGGCGCCGCCTCGAGGCGGTAGATCCGCTGCTGGGCCTGCGCGCGCACGGAGACCACGCCGGCCTCGCGCAGCACCCGCAGGTGTTTGGAGACCGCCGGCTGGCTCATGCCGAGCGCGCCGACCAGGTCGCTCACGCTCGCCTCGCGGGTCAGCAGCGCGTCGACGATGCGCC
This window of the Actinoplanes oblitus genome carries:
- a CDS encoding VWA domain-containing protein, yielding MTADARAWTPAGREHPVTTPYPFSAVVGLDDLRLALLLTSVSPAVGGVLVRGEKGTAKSTVVRALAALLPPVTVVRGCRFACDPAAPDPDCPDGPHTADTPAAHRPASLVELPVGATEDRVVGTLDIQRALADGVKAYEPGLLAAAHRGVLYVDEVNLLPDHLVDLLLDAAAMGRAHVERDGVSVKHAARFLLVGTMNPEEGEPRPQLVDRFGLVVTVAAPRDATQRAEVVRRRLAYELDPAGFAARFAADEREYAARIAAARAILPAVVLPDAELDRIARVCLAYGVDGMRADIVVARCAVALAAWHGRDRVTAEDVRDAARLALPHRRRTDPLDPPGTDEEKLDQALAEADRQAREEAAGETPDDPRPDDDPDGGPDGDPGGPDDRGPGGGPGGGSPPGGPQGGAPAAADTPMPAGTPPDSGPGAAPGDGQAAAPAQAGAAFRPRTLRIAARGDGGHTGKRSPAYARRGRVIGSRKPVGKLAGAPHLPATLRAALHRGALATGRGRATGGAGGLLGVEPRDLREAIHVGREANLVLFVVDASGSMAARKRMTLVKTAVLSLLRDAYQRRDRIGMITFRGADADVVLPPTSSHEVGVMRLAALRTGGRTPLAAGLRAAARTIATERRRDPRRRPLLIVVTDGRATSGPDPLLLAPALAGVATVVVDCESGPIRLGLARRLAAALQADVMPLERLEAAAGRGRPGGGAVPADRAYRRVA
- a CDS encoding VOC family protein → MTVIGLQRLIVSVADLARSRALYQEVFGLAEKSAFGDLVTLTVPGTTTELMLHRRPPTSGLAGVAISFRVDDVDAVTAAAEKAGATVIDAPEDQPWGERQAVLTDPDGHVLCLVSV
- a CDS encoding SRPBCC family protein; this translates as MTGPLTEASVVADGDRWTLIFIRELRQPPEQVWPALVDPDRLDRWAPFTASRPLTETGPATLTMADGDERTALPAQVRRVEPPHLLEYTWGEDLLRWELEPAEGGTRLTLRHTLADRDMDAMVAAGWHLCADVLGRLLAGEEVTAIRGRDAMNHGWERLRDHYAAVFAGRNQ
- a CDS encoding ArsR/SmtB family transcription factor, whose protein sequence is MDVLEVLAEPARRRIVDALLTREASVSDLVGALGMSQPAVSKHLRVLREAGVVSVRAQAQQRIYRLEAAPFRALDGWLRPYRKLWESHLDALDRHLASTTSEGEP